A genomic window from Scophthalmus maximus strain ysfricsl-2021 chromosome 17, ASM2237912v1, whole genome shotgun sequence includes:
- the csnk1da gene encoding casein kinase I codes for MELRVGNRYRLGRKIGSGSFGDIYLGTDISVGEEVAIKLECVKTKHPQLHIESKIYKMMQGGVGIPTIKWCGAEGDYNVMVMELLGPSLEDLFNFCSRKFSLKTVLLLADQMISRIEYIHSKNFIHRDVKPDNFLMGLGKKGNLVYIIDFGLAKKYRDARTHQHIPYRENKNLTGTARYASINTHLGIEQSRRDDLESLGYVLMYFNLGSLPWQGLKAATKRQKYERISEKKMSTPIEVLCKGYPSEFATYLNFCRSLRFDDKPDYSYLRQLFRNLFHRQGFSYDYVFDWNMLKFGANRAVEDAERERREREERLRHSRNPAARGLASASGRARAAQDPAAPSPLNPTSHTGLEKERKVSMRLHRGAPVNISSSDLTGRQDTSRMSTSQALSRVTPSGLQSAAPR; via the exons ATGGAGTTGAGAGTAGGAAACCGATACAGACTGGGCAGGAAAATTGGAAGCGGGTCGTTTGGAGACATCTACCTGG GTACTGACATCTCCGTTGGAGAGGAGGTTGCCATCAAACTGGAATGTGTGAAGACCAAACACCCACAGCTCCACATCGAGAGCAAAATCTACAAGATGATGCAGGGTGGAG TCGGTATTCCAACGATAAAGTGGTGCGGGGCTGAGGGCGACTACAACGTGATGGTGATGGAGCTGCTGGGGCCCAGTCTGGAGGATCTGTTCAACTTCTGCTCCCGGAAGTTCAGCCTCAAgacggtgctgctgctggccgaCCAGATG ATCAGCCGCATTGAATACATCCACTCCAAGAACTTCATCCACAGAGACGTGAAGCCTGATAACTTTCTGATGGGGCTGGGCAAGAAAGGCAACCTGGTCTACATCATCGACTTTGGCCTGGCCAAGAAATACCGCGATGCCCGCACACACCAGCACATCCCCTACCGCGAGAACAAGAACCTGACCGGCACCGCCCGCTACGCCTCCATAAACACACATCTGGGCATCG AACAGTCTAGGCGGGACGACTTGGAGTCACTGGGATACGTCCTGATGTACTTCAACCTGGGTTCTCTGCCCTGGCAAGGCCTCAAAGCAGCCACCAAGAGGCAGAAGTATGAACGcatcagtgaaaagaaaatgtccacacCCATTGAGGTTCTCTGCAAAGGTTACCCAT CGGAGTTTGCCACCTACTTGAACTTCTGCCGCTCTCTGCGGTTCGACGACAAACCCGACTACTCGTATCTCCGCCAGCTCTTCAGGAACCTCTTCCACCGACAGGGCTTCTCCTACGACTACGTCTTCGACTGGAATATGCTCAAATTT GGTGCCAACAGGGCTGTGGAGgatgcagagagggagcggcGTGAGCGGGAGGAGAGGCTGAGGCACAGTAGGAACCCTGCAGCCCGGGGCTTGGCATCGGCCTCAGGACGAGCCAGGGCAGCCCAGGACCCCGCAGCCCCCTCCCCACTGAACCCCACCTCACACACGG GtttggagaaagaaaggaaagtaaGCATGCGTCTTCATCGTGGAGCACCTGTCaacatctcctcctcagacctGACGGGGCGCCAGGACACGTCCCGTATGTCCACCTCCCAG GCTCTGTCCCGGGTCACGCCCAGCGGCCTCCAGTCTGCAGCTCCACGGTGA